In one window of Caenimonas aquaedulcis DNA:
- a CDS encoding TetR/AcrR family transcriptional regulator, with translation MDTPATKKELTHRRIVETAARAIRRGGFHGVGVADIMKEAGLTHGGFYAHFASRDALLAEALAQAGRESGERIAKGAAARQSGGASAFRAMVDGYLSESHAGETERGCPVAALLGEMPRQAPEVRAAASERVHGLIATVRKALPAGTPASHAPLIASQLVGALQMARALGDGAEGKALLSQTRRHLLAQYDAPSRS, from the coding sequence ATGGACACTCCCGCCACCAAGAAGGAACTCACGCACCGCCGCATCGTGGAGACCGCCGCGCGCGCCATCCGCCGGGGCGGCTTCCATGGCGTGGGCGTCGCGGACATCATGAAAGAAGCCGGGCTCACGCACGGCGGCTTCTACGCGCACTTCGCCTCGCGCGACGCGCTGCTGGCCGAGGCGCTCGCGCAGGCCGGCCGCGAAAGCGGCGAGCGCATCGCCAAGGGCGCCGCGGCCAGGCAATCCGGCGGCGCCAGCGCGTTCCGCGCCATGGTGGACGGCTACCTGTCGGAGAGCCACGCGGGCGAGACCGAACGCGGATGCCCCGTCGCCGCGCTCCTCGGCGAGATGCCCCGGCAGGCGCCGGAAGTGCGCGCCGCCGCGTCGGAGCGCGTGCACGGCCTGATCGCCACCGTGCGCAAGGCGCTTCCCGCGGGCACGCCCGCATCGCATGCACCGCTCATCGCGAGCCAGCTCGTCGGCGCGCTGCAGATGGCGCGCGCGCTCGGCGACGGGGCCGAAGGCAAGGCCCTGCTCTCGCAGACGCGGCGGCACCTGCTCGCGCAATACGACGCCCCGTCCCGCTCCTAA
- a CDS encoding SDR family oxidoreductase: MKLHNAVVLVTGANRGIGLAFAREALARGARKVYAGARNPASVTLPGVEAVQLDVTSAADIAAAAQRCGDVTVLINNAGIASFGGFLAEGSIESARTQMDTNFFGPLLLTRAFAPVLAAHGGGALLNVLSVASWINRPMLGVYGATKSAAWALTNGLRHELRGQGTQVLGMHVGFVDTDLTKGIDMPKSSPDVIVKRTLDALEAGAEEVLADDITKQVKLGLNAEPPVYLAAA; encoded by the coding sequence ATGAAGCTCCACAACGCAGTCGTCCTCGTCACCGGCGCCAATCGCGGCATCGGGCTCGCCTTCGCGCGCGAAGCGCTCGCACGCGGGGCGCGCAAGGTCTACGCCGGCGCGCGCAACCCGGCGTCCGTCACGCTGCCCGGCGTGGAGGCCGTCCAGCTCGACGTGACGAGCGCCGCGGACATCGCGGCCGCCGCGCAGCGCTGCGGCGATGTCACGGTGTTGATCAACAACGCGGGCATCGCCTCCTTCGGCGGGTTCCTTGCGGAGGGCAGCATCGAATCCGCGCGCACGCAGATGGACACCAACTTCTTCGGCCCGCTGCTGCTCACGCGCGCCTTCGCCCCGGTGCTCGCGGCCCATGGCGGCGGCGCGCTGCTGAATGTGCTGTCCGTCGCGAGCTGGATCAACCGCCCCATGCTCGGCGTCTACGGCGCCACCAAGTCCGCCGCATGGGCGCTCACGAACGGGTTGCGGCACGAGCTGCGCGGGCAGGGCACGCAGGTGCTCGGCATGCACGTCGGTTTCGTCGACACCGACCTCACCAAGGGCATCGACATGCCCAAGTCCTCGCCCGACGTCATCGTCAAGCGCACGCTCGACGCCCTCGAGGCCGGCGCGGAGGAAGTATTGGCGGACGACATCACGAAGCAGGTGAAGCTCGGGTTGAACGCCGAGCCGCCGGTCTACCTGGCGGCCGCATGA
- a CDS encoding carbohydrate-binding domain-containing protein, giving the protein MADFNGTAGNDAIQPFGSNLLLTLSGSSAEGGVYPVINVLVNGQKLVSGVTINADHAIGATQTVSVQIPAGVTPSTVSLEYTNDEQQSYTAGDRNLYVSSITLNGTVLPVTSASYFRSADGSTIPGQSDLNWGGALNFSGAVVANAPVHAPGTVSVDGAAGLDTLYLTHAKASYTVAATSAGYTVSGNGETVNMANVERVHFSDLSLALDMNGHAGTVAKLIAAVFGEAYLANEQYVGIGLNLADAGVTELQLATLATSLPLVTQLAGSASNSDFVKLVYHNLTGSDPSASDLASYTSMLDSGANTRGELAVIAAESNYNAAHLVGVNQSGIEFI; this is encoded by the coding sequence ATGGCAGACTTCAACGGCACCGCGGGCAACGACGCGATCCAACCCTTCGGCAGCAACCTGCTGCTGACGCTGAGCGGCTCCTCCGCCGAAGGCGGCGTCTACCCGGTCATCAACGTGCTCGTCAACGGCCAGAAGCTCGTCTCCGGCGTGACCATCAATGCGGACCACGCCATCGGCGCCACGCAGACGGTGTCCGTGCAGATTCCCGCGGGCGTGACGCCCAGCACCGTGAGCCTGGAATACACCAACGACGAGCAGCAGAGCTACACGGCGGGCGACCGCAACCTGTACGTGTCCAGCATCACGCTGAACGGAACGGTTTTGCCCGTGACGTCGGCCAGCTATTTCCGCAGCGCCGACGGTTCCACCATTCCCGGCCAGTCCGACCTGAACTGGGGCGGTGCGCTCAATTTCTCCGGCGCGGTCGTCGCCAACGCACCGGTGCACGCACCGGGCACGGTCTCGGTGGACGGCGCCGCCGGCCTCGACACCCTGTACCTCACGCATGCGAAGGCCAGCTACACGGTCGCCGCCACGTCGGCGGGCTACACCGTGTCGGGCAACGGAGAGACGGTCAACATGGCCAACGTCGAGCGCGTGCACTTCAGCGACCTGAGCCTGGCGCTCGACATGAACGGCCACGCCGGCACCGTCGCCAAGCTGATCGCCGCGGTGTTCGGCGAGGCCTACCTCGCCAACGAGCAGTACGTGGGCATCGGCCTCAACCTGGCGGACGCGGGCGTCACGGAGTTGCAACTCGCCACCCTGGCGACCTCGCTGCCGCTCGTGACGCAACTCGCGGGCTCGGCTTCCAACTCGGACTTCGTGAAGCTGGTGTATCACAACCTCACCGGCAGCGACCCGAGCGCGAGCGACCTGGCTTCCTACACCAGCATGCTGGACTCGGGCGCGAACACGCGCGGCGAACTCGCGGTGATCGCCGCCGAGTCGAACTACAACGCGGCGCACCTCGTCGGCGTCAACCAGAGCGGCATCGAATTCATCTGA
- a CDS encoding YecA family protein translates to MSQANDKPLGPEDFDAQDAELDALREHDEEVPQWEFCEGFLAALVCTRRAIPPEEYWPVLLGDGFKPNEHMEFVWRWRRRWEEIAASLDAPVEDLDDERTFQPETLDTRGELLMLPEAERGDIDLSTLPAYAQVWAIGFMYAVETWPEEWAAPRDKDAAEMLDQALERIVVLTEDDTGKPEVSMIAEDGPPSVSTARLDDLGAAIWAVYDLRQLWKSLGPKVETVRKGEQPGRNDPCPCGSGKKFKKCHGA, encoded by the coding sequence ATGAGCCAAGCCAACGACAAACCCCTGGGTCCCGAGGATTTCGACGCGCAGGACGCCGAGCTGGATGCGCTGCGCGAGCACGACGAGGAGGTGCCGCAGTGGGAATTCTGCGAAGGCTTCCTCGCCGCGCTGGTGTGCACGCGCCGCGCGATCCCGCCGGAGGAATACTGGCCCGTGCTGCTGGGCGACGGCTTCAAGCCCAACGAGCACATGGAGTTCGTGTGGCGCTGGCGCCGGCGCTGGGAGGAAATCGCCGCGTCGCTGGACGCGCCGGTCGAGGACCTCGACGACGAACGCACCTTCCAGCCGGAGACGCTGGACACGCGCGGCGAACTGCTGATGCTGCCCGAAGCGGAGCGCGGCGACATCGACCTCTCCACGCTGCCCGCCTACGCGCAAGTGTGGGCGATCGGCTTCATGTATGCGGTGGAGACCTGGCCGGAAGAATGGGCCGCGCCGCGCGACAAGGACGCCGCGGAGATGCTGGACCAGGCGCTGGAGCGCATCGTCGTGCTCACCGAGGACGACACCGGCAAGCCGGAGGTCTCGATGATCGCGGAGGATGGCCCGCCCAGCGTGAGCACGGCGCGCCTGGACGATCTGGGCGCCGCGATCTGGGCGGTGTACGACCTGCGCCAGCTCTGGAAGAGTCTGGGCCCCAAGGTGGAAACCGTGCGCAAGGGCGAGCAGCCGGGCCGCAACGACCCGTGCCCGTGCGGCAGCGGCAAGAAGTTCAAGAAGTGCCACGGCGCCTGA